From Pungitius pungitius chromosome 9, fPunPun2.1, whole genome shotgun sequence, one genomic window encodes:
- the LOC119217509 gene encoding cytochrome P450 3A30-like isoform X1: MGFSPFFSAETWTLLVALVTLLFVYVCWNFGIFKKLGVPGPKPIPFFGTMLAYRKGFTAFDEDCSKKYGKVWGIFDGRQPVLCITDPAMIKTILIKECYSLFTNRRVSKLTNTSSHLFLGLSSSSVCVPLYQNFRLNGQLYDAVSIAEDDQWKRIRSVLSPSFTSGRLKEMFDIMKHHSANLTSSMKKKADKGEPLELKEFFGPYSMDVVTSTAFSVDIDSLNNPSDPFVANIKKMLKFDLFSPIFLIVAFFPFLGPIMEKMEFSFFPKSVTDFFYAALQKIKSNRVHSEQKSRVDFLQLMIDSQKNIDLSKEESHKGLSDHEILSQAMIFLFAGYETSSSSLTFLAYNLATNPDIMKRLQEEVDSTFPNKGPVEYQALMQMEYLDSVINESLRLYPIAPRLERVAKATVEINGIVIPKGMVVMVPTWPLHRDPSLWPEPEAFKPERFSKENKDTIDPYTYMPFGAGPRNCIGMRFALVMMKLAMVEILQRFSFSVCKETEIPLEMDIQGLLMPKRPIKLKLVSR, from the exons ATGGgcttctccccctttttctccGCTGAGACATGGACCCTTCTGGTGGCTCTCGTCACGCTGCTCTTTGT gTATGTCTGCTGGAATTTTGGAATATTTAAGAAATTGGGCGTCCCGGGTCCCAAACCAATCCCTTTCTTCGGCACTATGCTGGCATATAGAAAG GGATTCACCGCCTTTGACGAAGATTGCTCAAAGAAATATGGGAAAGTGTGGGG catttttgaTGGCCGTCAGCCGGTGCTGTGCATCACTGATCCTGCCATGATCAAAACTATTCTCATAAAGGAGTGTTACTCTCTCTTCACCAATCGCAGAGTAAGTAAACTAACTAACACTTCCAGTCACTTGTTTCTTGGACTCTCCTCATCATCTGTATGCGTTCCTCTGTACCAGAACTTCCGTCTGAACGGGCAACTGTACGACGCTGTGTCCATCGCTGAGGATGACCAGTGGAAGAGGATCCGAAGTGTCCTCTCGCCCTCCTTCACCTCAGGAAGACTGAAAGAG ATGTTTGACATCATGAAGCACCACTCCGCTAACCTGACCagcagcatgaaaaaaaaggcgGACAAGGGGGAGCCCCTAGAGCTTAAAGA GTTCTTTGGACCCTACAGCATGGATGTAGTAACCAGCACAGCCTTCAGTGTTGACATTGACTCATTGAACAACCCCTCAGACCCATTTGTCGCTAACATAAAGAAGATGCTCAAGTTTGACCTTTTTAGCCCAATCTTCCTCATTGTTG CATTCTTCCCCTTTTTGGGTCCAATTATGGAAAAGATggagttttcctttttccctAAATCTGTCACAGACTTTTTTTACGCTGCACTGCAGAAGATCAAGTCCAACCGTGTGCACAGCGAGCAAAag AGTCGAGTGGACTTCCTTCAGTTGATGATTGACTCCCAGAAAAACATTGACCTCAGTAAAGAGGAATCACATAAAG GTTTAAGTGATCACGAGATCCTTTCCCAAGCAATGATTTTCCTCTTTGCTGGCTATGAAACAAGCAGCAGCTCTCTTACTTTCTTGGCTTACAATCTGGCCACAAACCCTGACATCATGAAACGGCTGCAAGAGGAGGTCGACTCCACGTTCCCGAACAAG GGTCCTGTTGAGTACCAGGCTCTGATGCAGATGGAGTATCTGGACAGCGTCATCAACGAGTCTCTCCGGTTGTACCCCATTGCCCCACGTTTGGAGCGTGTGGCCAAGGCAACTGTGGAAATAAATGGCATTGTGATTCCAAAAGGAATGGTTGTCATGGTTCCCACTTGGCCGCTGCACCGGGATCCGAGTCTGTGGCCCGAGCCCGAAGCGTTTAAACCTGAGAG gttCAGCAAGGAAAACAAGGACACTATTGACCCCTACACGTACATGCCTTTCGGAGCAGGACCGAGGAACTGCATTGGGATGCGATTTGCTCTGGTGATGATGAAACTAGCAATGGTGGAGATCCTGCAGAGGTTCAGCTTCTCTGTGTGTAAGGAGACTGAG ATCCCCTTGGAGATGGACATCCAAGGCCTTCTGATGCCAAAACGACCAATCAAACTCAAGCTGGTGTCACGTTGA
- the LOC119217509 gene encoding cytochrome P450 3A40-like isoform X2, translating to MGFSPFFSAETWTLLVALVTLLFVYVCWNFGIFKKLGVPGPKPIPFFGTMLAYRKGFTAFDEDCSKKYGKVWGIFDGRQPVLCITDPAMIKTILIKECYSLFTNRRNFRLNGQLYDAVSIAEDDQWKRIRSVLSPSFTSGRLKEMFDIMKHHSANLTSSMKKKADKGEPLELKEFFGPYSMDVVTSTAFSVDIDSLNNPSDPFVANIKKMLKFDLFSPIFLIVAFFPFLGPIMEKMEFSFFPKSVTDFFYAALQKIKSNRVHSEQKSRVDFLQLMIDSQKNIDLSKEESHKGLSDHEILSQAMIFLFAGYETSSSSLTFLAYNLATNPDIMKRLQEEVDSTFPNKGPVEYQALMQMEYLDSVINESLRLYPIAPRLERVAKATVEINGIVIPKGMVVMVPTWPLHRDPSLWPEPEAFKPERFSKENKDTIDPYTYMPFGAGPRNCIGMRFALVMMKLAMVEILQRFSFSVCKETEIPLEMDIQGLLMPKRPIKLKLVSR from the exons ATGGgcttctccccctttttctccGCTGAGACATGGACCCTTCTGGTGGCTCTCGTCACGCTGCTCTTTGT gTATGTCTGCTGGAATTTTGGAATATTTAAGAAATTGGGCGTCCCGGGTCCCAAACCAATCCCTTTCTTCGGCACTATGCTGGCATATAGAAAG GGATTCACCGCCTTTGACGAAGATTGCTCAAAGAAATATGGGAAAGTGTGGGG catttttgaTGGCCGTCAGCCGGTGCTGTGCATCACTGATCCTGCCATGATCAAAACTATTCTCATAAAGGAGTGTTACTCTCTCTTCACCAATCGCAGA AACTTCCGTCTGAACGGGCAACTGTACGACGCTGTGTCCATCGCTGAGGATGACCAGTGGAAGAGGATCCGAAGTGTCCTCTCGCCCTCCTTCACCTCAGGAAGACTGAAAGAG ATGTTTGACATCATGAAGCACCACTCCGCTAACCTGACCagcagcatgaaaaaaaaggcgGACAAGGGGGAGCCCCTAGAGCTTAAAGA GTTCTTTGGACCCTACAGCATGGATGTAGTAACCAGCACAGCCTTCAGTGTTGACATTGACTCATTGAACAACCCCTCAGACCCATTTGTCGCTAACATAAAGAAGATGCTCAAGTTTGACCTTTTTAGCCCAATCTTCCTCATTGTTG CATTCTTCCCCTTTTTGGGTCCAATTATGGAAAAGATggagttttcctttttccctAAATCTGTCACAGACTTTTTTTACGCTGCACTGCAGAAGATCAAGTCCAACCGTGTGCACAGCGAGCAAAag AGTCGAGTGGACTTCCTTCAGTTGATGATTGACTCCCAGAAAAACATTGACCTCAGTAAAGAGGAATCACATAAAG GTTTAAGTGATCACGAGATCCTTTCCCAAGCAATGATTTTCCTCTTTGCTGGCTATGAAACAAGCAGCAGCTCTCTTACTTTCTTGGCTTACAATCTGGCCACAAACCCTGACATCATGAAACGGCTGCAAGAGGAGGTCGACTCCACGTTCCCGAACAAG GGTCCTGTTGAGTACCAGGCTCTGATGCAGATGGAGTATCTGGACAGCGTCATCAACGAGTCTCTCCGGTTGTACCCCATTGCCCCACGTTTGGAGCGTGTGGCCAAGGCAACTGTGGAAATAAATGGCATTGTGATTCCAAAAGGAATGGTTGTCATGGTTCCCACTTGGCCGCTGCACCGGGATCCGAGTCTGTGGCCCGAGCCCGAAGCGTTTAAACCTGAGAG gttCAGCAAGGAAAACAAGGACACTATTGACCCCTACACGTACATGCCTTTCGGAGCAGGACCGAGGAACTGCATTGGGATGCGATTTGCTCTGGTGATGATGAAACTAGCAATGGTGGAGATCCTGCAGAGGTTCAGCTTCTCTGTGTGTAAGGAGACTGAG ATCCCCTTGGAGATGGACATCCAAGGCCTTCTGATGCCAAAACGACCAATCAAACTCAAGCTGGTGTCACGTTGA
- the LOC119217510 gene encoding cytochrome P450 3A40-like isoform X2 encodes MGFSLFFSAETWTLLVALVTLLFVYVCWNFGIFKKLGVPGPKPIPFFGTMLAYRKGFTNFDEDCSKKYGKVWGIFDGRQPVLCITEPAMIKTILVKECYSLFTNRRNFRLNGQLYDALSSAEDDQWKRIRSILSPSFTSGRLKEMFDIMKHHSANLTSSMKKKADKGEPLELKEFFGPYSMDVVTSTAFSVDIDSLNNPSDPFVANIKKIKFDFSSPTFLIVDFFYAALQKIKSNRVHSEQKSRVDFLQLMIDSQKNIDLSKEESHKGLSDHEILSQAMIFLFAGYETSSSSLTFLAYNLATNPDIMKRLQEEVDSTFPNKGPVEYQALIEMEYLDSVINESLRLYPIAPRLERVAKATKEINGIVIPKGMVVMVPTWPLHRDPSLWPEPEAFKPERFSKENKDTIDPYTYMPFGAGPRNCIGMRFALVMMKLAMVEILQRFSFSVCKETEIPFEMDIQGLLMPKRPLKLKLVSR; translated from the exons ATGggcttctccctctttttctccgcTGAGACATGGACCCTTCTGGTGGCTCTCGTCACGCTGCTCTTTGT gTATGTCTGCTGGAATTTTGGAATATTTAAGAAATTGGGCGTCCCGGGTCCCAAACCAATCCCTTTCTTCGGCACTATGCTGGCATATAGAAAG GGATTCACCAACTTTGACGAAGATTGCTCAAAGAAATATGGGAAAGTATGGGG catttttgaTGGCCGTCAGCCGGTGCTGTGCATCACTGAACCTGCCATGATCAAAACCATTCTGGTAAAGGAGTGTTACTCTCTCTTCACCAATCGCAGA AACTTCCGTCTGAACGGGCAACTGTACGATGCTTTGTCCAGCGCTGAGGATGACCAGTGGAAGAGGATCCGAAGTATCCTCTCGCCCTCCTTCACCTCAGGAAGACTGAAAGAG ATGTTTGACATCATGAAGCACCACTCCGCTAACCTGACCagcagcatgaaaaaaaaggcgGACAAGGGGGAGCCCCTAGAGCTTAAAGA GTTCTTTGGACCCTACAGCATGGATGTAGTAACCAGCACAGCCTTCAGTGTTGACATTGACTCATTGAACAACCCCTCAGACCCATTTGTCGCGAACATTAAGAAGATCAAGTTTGACTTTTCAAGCCCAACCTTCCTAATTGTTG ACTTTTTTTACGCTGCACTGCAGAAGATCAAGTCCAACCGTGTGCACAGCGAGCAAAAG AGTCGAGTGGACTTCCTTCAGTTGATGATTGACTCCCAGAAAAACATTGACCTCAGTAAAGAGGAATCACATAAAG GTTTAAGTGATCACGAGATCCTTTCCCAAGCAATGATTTTCCTCTTTGCTGGCTATGAAACAAGCAGCAGCTCTCTTACTTTCTTGGCTTACAATCTGGCCACAAACCCTGACATCATGAAACGGCTGCAAGAGGAGGTCGACTCCACGTTCCCGAACAAG GGTCCTGTTGAGTACCAGGCTCTGATAGAGATGGAGTATCTGGACAGCGTCATCAACGAGTCTCTCCGGTTGTACCCCATTGCCCCACGTTTGGAGCGTGTGGCCAAGGCAACTAAGGAGATAAACGGCATTGTGATTCCAAAAGGAATGGTTGTCATGGTTCCCACATGGCCGCTGCACCGGGATCCGAGTCTGTGGCCCGAGCCCGAAGCGTTTAAACCTGAGAG gttcagcaaagaaaacaaggaCACTATTGACCCCTACACGTACATGCCTTTCGGAGCAGGACCGAGGAACTGCATTGGGATGCGATTTGCTCTGGTGATGATGAAACTAGCAATGGTGGAGATCCTGCAGAGGTTCAGCTTCTCTGTGTGTAAGGAGACTGAG ATCCCCTTTGAGATGGACATCCAAGGCCTTCTGATGCCAAAGCGACCACTTAAACTTAAGCTGGTGTCACGTTGA
- the LOC119217510 gene encoding cytochrome P450 3A40-like isoform X1, producing the protein MGFSLFFSAETWTLLVALVTLLFVYVCWNFGIFKKLGVPGPKPIPFFGTMLAYRKGFTNFDEDCSKKYGKVWGIFDGRQPVLCITEPAMIKTILVKECYSLFTNRRNFRLNGQLYDALSSAEDDQWKRIRSILSPSFTSGRLKEMFDIMKHHSANLTSSMKKKADKGEPLELKEFFGPYSMDVVTSTAFSVDIDSLNNPSDPFVANIKKIKFDFSSPTFLIVAFFPFLAPIMEMMEFSFFPKSVTDFFYAALQKIKSNRVHSEQKSRVDFLQLMIDSQKNIDLSKEESHKGLSDHEILSQAMIFLFAGYETSSSSLTFLAYNLATNPDIMKRLQEEVDSTFPNKGPVEYQALIEMEYLDSVINESLRLYPIAPRLERVAKATKEINGIVIPKGMVVMVPTWPLHRDPSLWPEPEAFKPERFSKENKDTIDPYTYMPFGAGPRNCIGMRFALVMMKLAMVEILQRFSFSVCKETEIPFEMDIQGLLMPKRPLKLKLVSR; encoded by the exons ATGggcttctccctctttttctccgcTGAGACATGGACCCTTCTGGTGGCTCTCGTCACGCTGCTCTTTGT gTATGTCTGCTGGAATTTTGGAATATTTAAGAAATTGGGCGTCCCGGGTCCCAAACCAATCCCTTTCTTCGGCACTATGCTGGCATATAGAAAG GGATTCACCAACTTTGACGAAGATTGCTCAAAGAAATATGGGAAAGTATGGGG catttttgaTGGCCGTCAGCCGGTGCTGTGCATCACTGAACCTGCCATGATCAAAACCATTCTGGTAAAGGAGTGTTACTCTCTCTTCACCAATCGCAGA AACTTCCGTCTGAACGGGCAACTGTACGATGCTTTGTCCAGCGCTGAGGATGACCAGTGGAAGAGGATCCGAAGTATCCTCTCGCCCTCCTTCACCTCAGGAAGACTGAAAGAG ATGTTTGACATCATGAAGCACCACTCCGCTAACCTGACCagcagcatgaaaaaaaaggcgGACAAGGGGGAGCCCCTAGAGCTTAAAGA GTTCTTTGGACCCTACAGCATGGATGTAGTAACCAGCACAGCCTTCAGTGTTGACATTGACTCATTGAACAACCCCTCAGACCCATTTGTCGCGAACATTAAGAAGATCAAGTTTGACTTTTCAAGCCCAACCTTCCTAATTGTTG CGTTCTTCCCTTTTCTGGCTCCAATTATGGAGATGATggagttttcctttttccctAAATCTGTCACAGACTTTTTTTACGCTGCACTGCAGAAGATCAAGTCCAACCGTGTGCACAGCGAGCAAAAG AGTCGAGTGGACTTCCTTCAGTTGATGATTGACTCCCAGAAAAACATTGACCTCAGTAAAGAGGAATCACATAAAG GTTTAAGTGATCACGAGATCCTTTCCCAAGCAATGATTTTCCTCTTTGCTGGCTATGAAACAAGCAGCAGCTCTCTTACTTTCTTGGCTTACAATCTGGCCACAAACCCTGACATCATGAAACGGCTGCAAGAGGAGGTCGACTCCACGTTCCCGAACAAG GGTCCTGTTGAGTACCAGGCTCTGATAGAGATGGAGTATCTGGACAGCGTCATCAACGAGTCTCTCCGGTTGTACCCCATTGCCCCACGTTTGGAGCGTGTGGCCAAGGCAACTAAGGAGATAAACGGCATTGTGATTCCAAAAGGAATGGTTGTCATGGTTCCCACATGGCCGCTGCACCGGGATCCGAGTCTGTGGCCCGAGCCCGAAGCGTTTAAACCTGAGAG gttcagcaaagaaaacaaggaCACTATTGACCCCTACACGTACATGCCTTTCGGAGCAGGACCGAGGAACTGCATTGGGATGCGATTTGCTCTGGTGATGATGAAACTAGCAATGGTGGAGATCCTGCAGAGGTTCAGCTTCTCTGTGTGTAAGGAGACTGAG ATCCCCTTTGAGATGGACATCCAAGGCCTTCTGATGCCAAAGCGACCACTTAAACTTAAGCTGGTGTCACGTTGA
- the foxk1 gene encoding forkhead box protein K1 codes for MADYREDTGARALLALQSAPCSPVRVAVTSHSYFQSSLALLGPPMMEARGDAGLFPVRLACPAPQALARLEGRDFEFVMRQRTVTVGRNSSHGSVDINMGHSSFISRRHLQITYDEANGFSLRCLGKNGVFVDGVFQRRGAPPLSLPRECVFRFPSTVIKIQFMSLLLLEDHREREMPSLPPRPLLPHISPLKISIPTMQQHEEHIRAFGSPLPSPTGTLSVPNSCPASPRGAGSSGYRYGRNVTSDLQLAAEYAAKAVSEQRRSVVEQRGAGSEQRGESAGGDSPKDESKPPYSYAQLIVQAISSAADKQLTLSGIYAHITKHYPYYRTADKGWQNSIRHNLSLNRYFLKVARSQDEPGKGSFWRVDSASESKLVEQAFRKRRQRGVACFRTPFGPLSSRSAPASPTHQGLLSPPSSGLQTPECLSREGSPISHDHHEQLVNKLASVPEYRYSQSAPGSPVSAQHVIMAAPAHPAALPSGHGKALAFLQGGGGGQVQPIHVLQNPTQSSITMVRLVTSGPPASNPPNGYSAPPVGGTEGHAELRDAQLTRERVIQTVDSALHGGDGRNTAHGLHQLPVRPVTQNGKQSSAVAAATSLANASGLSSPLQILAAQASSSPPVLLSRRPSAETLAEPQAKRPKMEGESGAEPAQQPVIVAMTTQTHNPRK; via the exons ATGGCAGACTACCGGGAAGACACCGGAGCCCGAGCCCTGCTCGCTTTACAGTCGGCACCATGCAGTCCGGTGCGCGTCGCGGTGACCTCGCACTCGTATTTCCAGTCCTCGCTCGCCCTCCTCGGCCCACCGATGATGGAAGCCCGCGGCGACGCCGGGCTTTTCCCCGTGCGCCTCGCTTGTCCTGCTCCGCAGGCCCTGGCCAGACTCGAGGGCCGGGACTTCGAGTTTGTGATGCGCCAGAGGACGGTCACCGTAGGCCGGAACTCGTCCCACGGCTCCGTGGACATCAACATGGGTCACTCGAGTTTCATTTCCAGGCGACACCTGCAGATCACCTACGACGAGGCCAACGGGTTCTCCCTCCGGTGCTTGGGCAAGAACGGCGTGTTCGTTGACGGGGTGTTCCAGCGGAGAGGGGCGCCCCCGCTGTCGCTACCCAGAGA GTGTGTGTTTCGTTTTCCCAGTACAGTTATCAAGATCCAGTTCATgtccctcctgctgctggaggaccaCAGAGAGCGGGAGATGCCCTCTCTTCCGCCTCGCCCGCTTCTGCCCCACATTTCCCCCCTCAAAATCAGcattcccacaatgcagcagcacGAAGAGCACATCCGGGCGTTTGGATCGCCGCTGCCCTCGCCCACGGGCACCCTCAG tgTTCCCAACTCCTGTCCGGCTAGCCCGCGGGGGGCAGGGTCATCGGGGTATCGCTATGGACGCAACGTGACCTCCGACCTCCAGTTGGCGGCTGAATATGCCGCCAAGGCGGTTTCTGAGCAGAGACGAAGCGTCGTTGAGCAGAGGGGCGCCGGGAGTGAGCAGCGGGGGGAGTCGGCCGGGGGAGACAGCCCCAAG GACGAGTCCAAACCACCGTATTCCTACGCGCAGCTCATCGTGCAGGCCATCTCCTCCGCCGCCGACAAACAGCTGACCCTCAGCGGCATCTACGCGCACATCACCAAGCACTACCCCTACTACCGCACCGCAGACAAGGGCTGGCAG AACTCGATAAGGCACAACCTGTCCCTCAACCGATACTTTCTGAAAGTGGCCCGTTCCCAGGACGAGCCGGGCAAAGGCAGCTTTTGGCGGGTGGACTCTGCTTCTGAGAGCAAGTTGGTGGAGCAAGCCTTCAGGAAAAGACGGCAGAGAGGGGTGGCCTGCTTCAGGACGCCATTCGGACCGCTCTCTTCTAG GAGTGCTCCGGCCTCCCCGACCCACCAGggactcctctctcctccatctagcGGGCTGCAGACTCCTGAATGTCTGAGCAGGGAGGGCTCTCCTATCTCCCACGACCACCACGAACAGCTGGTTAACAAACTGGCGTCCGTACCCGAGTACAGGTACTCTCAGAGTGCCCCAG GCTCTCCAGTCAGTGCTCAGCACGTCATCATGGCGGCCCCCGCGCACCCGGCGGCCCTGCCCTCAGGCCACGGCAAAGCCCTCGCTTTCCTtcaaggcggcggcggcggccaagTCCAGCCCATCCACGTGCTCCAGAACCCGACTCAGTCCTCCATCACCATGGTGCGGCTGGTGACCAGCGGCCCTCCGGCTTCCAACCCTCCCAACGGGTACAGCGCCCCCCCTGTTGGAGGAACCGAGGGCCACGCTGAGCTCAGAG ACGCCCAGCTGACCCGAGAGCGAGTGATCCAGACGGTGGACAGTGCGCTGCACGGCGGGGACGGGCGGAACACGGCCCACGGTTTACATCAGCTTCCTGTTCGCCCTGTTACTCAGAATGGCAAACAGTCCTCTGCTGTGGCCGCGGCAACCAGTCTGGCAAATGCTTCTG GCCTCAGTAGTCCTCTGCAGATCCTGGCTGCGCAGGCTTCCAGCTCCCCCCCGGTGCTGCTGAGCAGACGGCCCAGCGCAGAGACGTTAGCCGAGCCCCAGGCCAAGCGCCCCAAGATGGAGGGCGAGAGCGGGGCCGAACCCGCTCAGCAGCCTGTCAtcgttgccatgacaacgcaAACCCACAACCCTCGGAAGTGA